The Anolis carolinensis isolate JA03-04 chromosome 2, rAnoCar3.1.pri, whole genome shotgun sequence genome has a window encoding:
- the smim36 gene encoding small integral membrane protein 36, whose protein sequence is MDFYLEIDPVTLNLVILVASYVILLLVFLISCILYDCRGKDPSKEYAPETPTEAQPPIRLMVMQQGNPENQWPKGLAPPYQNTSSPPGKRTTVV, encoded by the coding sequence ATGGATTTTTATTTAGAAATTGACCCTGTGACTTTGAACCTGGTCATCTTGGTAGCTAGCTATGTCATCTTGCTCTTGGTTTTCCTGATTTCTTGCATCCTGTATGACTGTAGAGGGAAAGACCCCAGTAAGGAGTATGCTCCTGAGACCCCAACAGAAGCCCAGCCTCCAATCCGGCTGATGGTGATGCAGCAAGGAAATCCTGAGAACCAGTGGCCGAAAGGACTTGCCCCCCCTTATCAAAATACTTCCAGCCCACCAGGAAAAAGGACTACCGTGGTTTGA